In Candidatus Aminicenantes bacterium, one genomic interval encodes:
- a CDS encoding (Fe-S)-binding protein, translated as MMYKPHLAARLGERLRLAHGVTAEHLLCCKHEPGLAPGTRVINVCPGCDRRFRELYTGISTISAWEILAADESFPLPDYGGATMSILDACPTRSEERVHEAIRTLLRRMNILVVEPRRTRTHGICCGDSFYGEIPVDAVKDLLKKRAGDMPAEDVIVYCVSCIKAMHIGGRKPRYLVDLLFGEPTEAGTFEPDAWHAELQEYIDRH; from the coding sequence ATGATGTATAAACCGCATCTGGCCGCCCGCTTGGGGGAGCGCTTACGGCTCGCGCACGGCGTCACCGCCGAACACCTCCTTTGCTGCAAGCACGAGCCCGGCTTGGCGCCCGGGACGCGTGTAATCAACGTCTGCCCGGGCTGCGATCGGCGCTTCCGCGAGCTCTATACGGGGATCTCCACGATCTCGGCCTGGGAGATCCTGGCCGCCGACGAGAGCTTCCCGCTGCCCGACTATGGCGGAGCAACGATGAGCATCCTTGACGCCTGTCCCACCCGAAGCGAAGAGCGGGTCCACGAGGCGATCCGGACGCTCCTGCGGCGAATGAATATCCTCGTCGTCGAACCCCGCCGGACCCGGACGCACGGCATCTGCTGTGGCGACAGCTTCTATGGCGAAATCCCGGTCGACGCGGTCAAAGACCTGTTGAAAAAACGGGCCGGGGATATGCCGGCCGAGGATGTCATCGTCTACTGCGTCTCCTGCATCAAGGCGATGCATATCGGCGGCCGGAAGCCTCGCTACCTGGTCGATCTGTTGTTCGGCGAGCCCACCGAGGCAGGGACGTTCGAACCCGACGCCTGGCACGCCGAGCTGCAGGAATATATCGACCGGCACTGA